CCATCTTGGCAGAATGAGTTCCGTGGTGGTACATGCCGCTATTGATGGACAAAGACTGATAGCTGACATCGTGCTTGTGTATCCAGTATGGAAAGATTTCAACAATGGCCAAGTCACGGTAACTGGGGTTGGCATCTACGACAAATCTGAGGACTTCATCGCTCCGGTGGATTTCAATGCTCGATACGATGATGACGGATATGACAAGCCTAGAGCCGACGAAGTTTTGCTAGAACGGAAGGATCCCATCCAGGGCAGGTACGGATTTGCCATGCACGCTGCTTGCTGGGCGCTACTAGAAGAAGGGATGGGGCCCGCCAACACCGTCCCTGTCAAGAGAGTATTTCAGATTCTCGACTCGCTTCCTGAAAGACTAGGACTTTTCCAACTTGATTGTGGCATCGGTTCCGGAGCCAACGAGGCATGCCTTCCTTGGGAGCCTTGTCTTCCTTTGCAGTCGCCGGGcggcccatcatcatcttctgaGCCAACCGCTCCAGCTGCGACTGATGTGAGACGCAATGATGATACAGCTCGCGGGGCCCGCGCCAACCGAGATCATATCGTGGAGCGTGTCAAGGCACTTGTCGATATCGTGCAGCTACATCATGAAGTCCAAGAACTGGTTTCACCTTGGAACGAGGCCTCTGAGGTTGACGACACACGTTGGCGCATGGTAGCTGGAAGTCTGGAGCGTAGTACCAATGAGGTCATATATCCTCATCATGTTGGTTGTCGAGAGCTATTCCATAACACGATTTCCGTCCCTGAAGATATCTCACAGGTATCGGTGTCCACCATCCGAGATGGGCAATTTTGGACCCAGTTTGGGGGTCCAGACGGGGCTTATCTGGAACACCTGACTCGAGTGTCATTCTACGACTCTTCCCGTTTGGTCTTTGAGTATGACAGCAACGATATTCCGGCTGTCCATACATCATTTGGGAGGGCGGTAAAGCGGAATCATCAGGAAAAGGTGCACTTCGACATTGACGGCCCTGGCGGTGAACCCATCATCAGTGTTACTATCCGCCAGATTGTCCAGAACAACGAAGAGGAACTTGGCCCAACTGATGGGCTTTTGGGTTCTTTCGAGGTATGTCATTGTCTATTCACACGGCACATATGGGTCAGATTTGGGATTGACATACTAATGAGAGACTATCGTACTAGATTCGAACGAACAAGGGCACTCGCTGCTGCTTTCTCgtggacgatgaggatgatgatgaggaaggacGGGACATCAAAGTCATGGGGTTCGTAGCTAAGCCGCGTACTGAGGTCACTGGGATCTACGGGGCCCAGTATTTCATGGCAACTGGACTGGGGGCGCTAGGAATTATGACAACCCTGGCGAGCATTAGGTAAACTGTCATAAATAACCACATTTTCTGAAGCATGTCCCAGCCACAGACATCAGTTTGTCTACCAAAAGACGGATCATCAACCAGATCTAGATCTAGCTATGATATTAATGGAAATACAGTAGACTATCTTCaagcccaacaccaacaatgACTCAGGTGGTTAGCTCCCGGCTGTCCATTTCACCACTTATCAATGATGACGTGGACATTTCATGCTCAGTTCCTCCCCTTGTGCTCTATCAACCCAGTGTACCTGTTCCAGTTGTCGCTGTGCTGCTTCGGGGCATTGAGTGTGGTGGTCC
The sequence above is a segment of the Podospora pseudoanserina strain CBS 124.78 chromosome 5, whole genome shotgun sequence genome. Coding sequences within it:
- a CDS encoding hypothetical protein (COG:S; EggNog:ENOG503PC1B); amino-acid sequence: MIWKDFNNGQVTVTGVGIYDKSEDFIAPVDFNARYDDDGYDKPRADEVLLERKDPIQGRYGFAMHAACWALLEEGMGPANTVPVKRVFQILDSLPERLGLFQLDCGIGSGANEACLPWEPCLPLQSPGGPSSSSEPTAPAATDVRRNDDTARGARANRDHIVERVKALVDIVQLHHEVQELVSPWNEASEVDDTRWRMVAGSLERSTNEVIYPHHVGCRELFHNTISVPEDISQVSVSTIRDGQFWTQFGGPDGAYLEHLTRVSFYDSSRLVFEYDSNDIPAVHTSFGRAVKRNHQEKVHFDIDGPGGEPIISVTIRQIVQNNEEELGPTDGLLGSFEIRTNKGTRCCFLVDDEDDDEEGRDIKVMGFVAKPRTEVTGIYGAQYFMATGLGALGIMTTLASIR